Proteins co-encoded in one Pseudochaenichthys georgianus chromosome 22, fPseGeo1.2, whole genome shotgun sequence genomic window:
- the LOC117467857 gene encoding nanos homolog 1-like codes for MMDFLDSGYLDARSPYDNTFNFWNDYLGLSTLVAKNKLPSFRPNSITESLKATLGLEDDSPVCSCVIGHGRDGDGHSECCCAAPGSPPISIYDLKERISLLRPYEQRSADSPLGDRDSSPYRGSFAGLDLLSVERRRKQTQRCKPEPKVCVFCRNNGAPEEVYGTHILKTADGRVLCPILRAYTCPLCSANGDNAHTIKYCPLSRDQASQRVAKGGRPLGKRLKIF; via the coding sequence ATGATGGATTTTTTAGACAGTGGCTACCTGGACGCGCGCTCTCCGTATGATAACACCTTCAATTTCTGGAACGACTACCTCGGTCTGTCGACACTCGTGGCCAAAAATAAGCTCCCGTCCTTCAGACCCAACTCTATTACCGAGTCTCTTAAAGCGACCCTGGGCTTGGAGGATGATTCCCCGGTGTGCTCCTGCGTAATTGGGCACGGCAGGGACGGTGATGGACACTCGGAGTGCTGCTGCGCGGCCCCGGGCTCCCCGCCGATCTCCATCTACGATCTGAAGGAGCGCATCTCGCTGCTCAGGCCCTACGAGCAGCGTTCTGCTGATTCCCCGCTGGGAGACAGAGATTCTTCCCCTTACAGAGGGAGCTTCGCCGGCTTAGACCTTCTCTCCGTGGAAAGGAGGCGCAAACAGACTCAGAGGTGCAAGCCAGAGCCGAAAGTGTGCGTCTTCTGTCGGAATAACGGCGCGCCGGAGGAGGTTTACGGCACCCATATCCTGAAGACAGCGGACGGGAGAGTGCTGTGCCCAATCCTCCGGGCGTACACATGCCCCCTCTGCAGTGCCAACGGCGACAATGCGCACACCATCAAGTACTGCCCGCTGTCCAGAGACCAGGCGAGCCAGAGAGTGGCGAAGGGAGGCAGACCGCTGGGGAAACGGCTGAAGATCTTCTAA
- the neff2 gene encoding neurofilament light polypeptide, producing the protein MSYDTFFSYRRPWDSYRGSQCTTKSSMSSSLYSSPGAPASGKRILRLASSSLPDASERMDMAQASSLNSELLGLRSQEREQLGDLNDRFATYIDKVRHLEQQNRALLAELEALRRRQNGPSRLQTLYEGQARSLRATIDSENGEKMRMEAERDYLRDVHEQMKERFEEEARRRMDAEEALQRAKEDASRAVLTNCDAEATVVSLCDEIVFLKKVFAEEHEELQAQLQVANISVDVEVSRPDLSTALRDIRGQYERLANKNMQTAEDWYKSKFASVAEMASKNNEAVHAIREETMEYRRLLQSRSSEIESLRTFIESLHKQLEDLEGTQTKEVSKNQTRISKLERDITDAKQEMVCYLRDYQDLLNVKMALDIEIAAYRKLLEGEEFRLTYPSLSALN; encoded by the exons ATGAGCTACGATACCTTCTTCTCCTACCGCCGCCCTTGGGACAGCTACAGAGGCTCCCAATGCACCACCAAATCCTCCATGTCTTCCTCTCTCTACTCCTCTCCTGGAGCTCCTGCGTCTGGGAAGAGGATCCTGAGGCTGGCTTCCTCTTCCCTGCCAGACGCTTCTGAACGGATGGACATGGCTCAGGCTAGCTCCCTCAACTCAGAGCTGCTGGGCCTGCGGTCCCAGGAGAGGGAGCAGCTCGGGGACTTAAATGACCGCTTTGCCACCTACATCGACAAGGTGAGGCACCTCGAGCAGCAGAACCGAGCCCTGCTGGCCGAGCTGGAGGCGCTGAGGCGGCGGCAGAATGGCCCGTCCCGTCTGCAGACCCTATATGAGGGGCAGGCGCGGAGCTTGAGGGCCACGATAGACTCGGAGAACGGGGAGAAGATGCGGATGGAGGCGGAGAGAGACTACCTGCGTGACGTGCACGAGCAGATGAAGGAACGATTTGAAGAGGAGGCGAGGCGGCGCATGGATGCTGAGGAGGCCCTGCAGAGGGCCAAGGAGGACGCCAGCAGGGCCGTGCTCACCAACTGTGATGCCGAGGCCACTGTGGTCTCCCTGTGCGATGAGATCGTGTTCCTGAAGAAAGTGTTTGCAGAGGAGCACGAGGAGCTGCAGGCCCAGCTGCAGGTGGCTAACATCAGCGTGGATGTGGAGGTGTCCCGGCCTGACCTCTCCACCGCCCTGCGAGACATCCGGGGGCAGTACGAGCGGCTGGCCAACAAGAACATGCAGACGGCCGAGGACTGGTACAAGAGCAAGTTCGCCAGCGTGGCGGAGATGGCAAGCAAAAACAACGAGGCGGTGCACGCCATCCGGGAGGAGACCATGGAGTACCGGAGGCtgctgcagtcccgctcctctgaGATTGAATCTCTGCGTACCTTCATCGAATCCCTACATAAACAACTGGAGGATCTGGAAGGCACGCAGACCAAAGAGGTGTCAAAGAACCAG ACGAGGATAAGTAAGTTGGAGCGGGATATCACCGACGCCAAGCAGGAGATGGTGTGCTACCTGAGAGATTACCAGGACCTTCTCAATGTGAAGATGGCCCTTGACATCGAAATAGCTGCATACAG GAAACTTCTTGAGGGGGAGGAGTTTCGTCTGACTTACCCTTCCCTTTCCGCCCTAAACTAA